CCGCCTGAAAGCGTCCGGCTCCATCTCCGAGGACGAATTCAAACGGCTGCGGGCGAAGCTGGTCGAGTAAAGCGTTGCGACCAGAGGCGGCAGCGGTCCATCAGGGCTCAGGCGATTGCACACCCAGCACGGCAACAATCGCCAGCACCGCCACGCCTAGCAGGGCTTCGATAACGAAGCTCCTGCGCAGCGCCCGCACGGCCGCGCCACTGTCCGATGCCGTCACCAGCGCCGGGCTCAAGCGATACCGGTTCAGCGCGGCCATCACCAGCATCGCGGCGAATAGCGCCAGCTTGACCAGCAGAATCCGGCCGTAGGGCGACGTCAGTCGCTCCAGCGTCGGCATGCCGGCGATGAACCAGTAGTTGACTGCCCCGGTCGTCACCAGCGTCCCGACGATCACGGTACCGATACTCGCAAACCCGCGCGCGGCGCGATCCAGCACTGCGAGAACGCCCATCCGGGCCAGCATCAGGAATCCAGCCAGCGCGCCAATCCATGCGCCGCCCGCGAGCAGATGCGCAATATCGACCAGCAGATGCGCGACGCCGGACAGCCCCTCGTTCATCGCGCCGTGGCCACCCCATGCGAGCGTTGCCAGCGCGATGGCGCCACAGGCGACGAGGACCTGATAGCGCAGCGTCGGCCGATGCGCGAGCGCGAAGCTCGCGAGCAGTCCACCGAGAAGCGCGCTCATGCGCATGAAGCAGGCGATGCCGAAGGCTGTCTCGGTCGCGATCATCGCCACCGTATCGCCCCCAAGATCCGCGTACCCTTCCACTCCGGACATGGCCTTGGCCACCACGGCCATGTCCACGACGGAAAGCACCAGGCCGATGAGCGCGGCCATCGTGGCGTAGCCGCTATAGCACCGGGCGCTGGCGGCTTCCCGCTCGTCTTTTCGCAACGCATACAGGGCAAACAGCGGCAAGCCAAACAGCAGCATCAGATCCAGATAGAGCGCGAACCGCACCCACACGTTGAGCCAGTCGACCTCCATTGGATAGCCCTGCCCGCGTTACTTCGTCGTGAAGGTGATGCTGCCGTTGACCGGATGGGTGTCCGATGACACCGCCCGCCAGTCCAGGCGATAGGTGCCCGGTACCAACGGGCTCTTCGGCGTGATGATCATCGCCTTGGGATCGTCGCCCCCGGACACACTGGCCGCGATCTTCATTGGCGGATGATCGGCCATGCCGGGCATCCCGGTCATGACCAGATTCGCGCCGGAGACCTGCTTGACGAGGTTCTCGGAGAACAGCAGTTCGATCCGCGTGGGCGCGGGCCCTTCGGACTTGTCGGCAGGCGAGGCGCTGACAAGCTTGGGGTGCGCGAGGGCGGCGGCACTGGCCAGAAGTGCGGTGGCGGCAACCAGCGCCTTGGCCGCGGTGTGGATATAAGTCATGAGATCTCCCTGGGTAA
This genomic interval from Cupriavidus metallidurans CH34 contains the following:
- the copD gene encoding copper homeostasis membrane protein CopD, whose translation is MEVDWLNVWVRFALYLDLMLLFGLPLFALYALRKDEREAASARCYSGYATMAALIGLVLSVVDMAVVAKAMSGVEGYADLGGDTVAMIATETAFGIACFMRMSALLGGLLASFALAHRPTLRYQVLVACGAIALATLAWGGHGAMNEGLSGVAHLLVDIAHLLAGGAWIGALAGFLMLARMGVLAVLDRAARGFASIGTVIVGTLVTTGAVNYWFIAGMPTLERLTSPYGRILLVKLALFAAMLVMAALNRYRLSPALVTASDSGAAVRALRRSFVIEALLGVAVLAIVAVLGVQSPEP
- the copC gene encoding copper homeostasis periplasmic binding protein CopC, with the protein product MTYIHTAAKALVAATALLASAAALAHPKLVSASPADKSEGPAPTRIELLFSENLVKQVSGANLVMTGMPGMADHPPMKIAASVSGGDDPKAMIITPKSPLVPGTYRLDWRAVSSDTHPVNGSITFTTK